The following is a genomic window from Eleftheria terrae.
CTGCCTGGCCCACGGCGGCGCCGGCCATCGCGTTGAGCACGTCGCGAAAGCGCAGCAGCTGGTTGTTGTCGCGGCAGTAGGCGAAGATCGCGGCCACCCGCTGGCGGCGCTTGGGACCCTTGTCGGCATGGTGCGAGGTTCCGTCGGCGATCTCGCACAGCATGGTGAAGTTCTCGCGCAGGTGATAGAACAGGTCGGGCAGCGGCAGTTGCCAGCGCTCCTGCCTGCCACCGGCCTTGGCGATCGTCAGCCGCCCGCGTTCGAGGTCGGACCATGTCGCAACCGCCTCGATGGTGTCGCGCCGCGGCAGGGTCACGTCGATCAGCTCCATCAGGACCGGCCGCGGGCTGAGGGGCCGGTCCGCCAGGTCGTCTCGCGCGCGCTCGAACTGCTCGCCGTGCCAGGTGTAGCCCAGCCGGTAGATCACGAAGTGCTTGATGGCGTCGTTCAGCACGATGCCGGGGATCAAGTCGGGAAAGGGCGTGCGCTCGTCGCTGAGCTTGCGGCGGTCATCCGTCCACAGGCCCAGGCGGTCGTGGTCGAAGATGCGCCGCAGGGTCTGGGGCTCGTCGCGCTTGAGGATGTAGGCGACGCCGCTGGCCTCGTCGGCATGGTAGAAGGGCGTGAGCGGCGAATCGTCGGGCGGGACGAGCCCCGCCTCGGCCGCGACGCGGATGCCGGCCTCGCGCATCTCGTCGAAGATGATGTCGGCGATCTCCGCGTAGAGCGCATCCTGCACCGGCCCCGGCAGCCAGGGGTCGATGACGACCTGGGTGTCCCAGTCCGATCGCCCGGAGTCGAACAGGTGCTGGTCACGGCCCTGCAGCAGGTCCAGGCAGGCGTTGAACGCGTTGCCGCCCTTGATGTAGAAGCAGGCGAGCGGCCTGTCGCCACGCAGGACGTACTTCTTCCGGAAAGACTCACCGAGCGCCTGGATGCGCGCGTCGAAGGCCGCCAGGGCCTGGACCACCGCAGCGCGGATGTCCGGGTACTTGGCGGCGTTGTTGATCCGCTCGGTCAGCAAGCCGCTGACGGCTCGTCGCAAATCGCGTTGCGCCTCGATTTCCTTCATGTCGGGCCCCCGGTGTCGGATGAGTGGGTGGCGCGCCGGGTCACGGCGCGCTCGGGTCGGGCAGGCTGGAATGGCTGAGGTCGAGCTGCAGGCCATCGCAGGGCGTTCCGGGCAGGGCCAGCACCGCGTTCTGTTCGAACTGCCACAGCGCCGCCTGCGGATCGCCGCATCCGGCGGGGTCGGCCGCCGCCAGTTGCCGGATGTCGCCGAGGTAAGGGTGGGCCGCTGCCGTGGCCACCCGCCAGGCCCAGATCCGGGGCGGCGGCCCGGGGAGGGGCGCCGCCACCTGCGCGAGCAGCGCCGCGGCCAGCTCATGCGAGCAGTAGAGCCCCGGTGCGTAGCCGGCCGCGACGAGCCCGGCCATCCATGTGCGGATGTAGGCCAGCGCGTCGGGGCCGGGGCTGCTGCCGTCCTCCCAGTCGAGGTAGAGGGTCGAGCCGGTGGGGAAGCCTTCGCGGCGGGCCAGGACCGCCGCCTGTGCCCCGTCGCTGCGGCCTTGCGGCCCGGTGGCGTTGCGCGAGCCGGGGCCGGCGGTCTGCTGGCCGAGATAGACCGGTGCCAGGCCCCAGCCCTGCTCGACGAGCGCTGCCCGCTGCCCTCCCCAGCTGGTGTCGCTGTGGCTCGGCGCGGGTGCAAGGTAGTAGCCGCACCACACCAGCGAGGTCTCTGCCTTGAGCCAGGCGAGTGCCCTCATGCCGGGGAAGGCGCCGGTGTCGAAGCCGTTGTAGAAGGTCATCGTCAGTGCTCCTCGGTCGGGGAGTCAGGCAGTCATGAGCTGCAGTGCCACCCAGGCGTACCAGTCGATCAGGTGGTGGTAGTGCTCCTGCCAGTTGAAGTTGAGCCTGGCCGGGCTGGCCGGAGGCAGGCCCGCCCCGATGGCGATTGCGGAAGGCGCGAGGGCTTGGTAGACGCCGAGATGGCGCGGCAGGTCGTCGCTGGCGACGACGCGGACGAGATCGAGTTCCCAGTCCGTCACGCCGGCGCCGTCTGGGCGATCGAAGTTGGCCGGGCGGGGGCGGATGGCGCGGTTGATGTCGGCCGCAAGGGTGGCCAGGGGCGTGCCGTCGGTGACCTGCAAGCGCACCACGCTGTATTGCGGCGCCGCCAGGCTGGCGATGTCGAGCTGCAGGTCGATCGCAAAGCGCACGGTGTCGGCCAGGGACTGGCCGGTTTCCTCGGCGAACTCGCGGCGCGCCGCCACGTCGACCGCTTCGCCTGGATGCAGGCCGCCGCCCGGCAACGCCCACTGGCCGGCCTGGTGCACGACACCGGGCTGCCTGGTGGCCGACGCCGATGCCGCGCTGCCCGCCAGTGTGGCGGCCGTCGCCTGGGCCGTGGCCCACAGGCCGGTGCCGTTGACGGCGGCGTCTACCTGGCTGGGCAAGCTGCTGGCGCCCACCAGGGGCAGGTACTTCACGAGGGTGAAGACCTTCACGACCGCCTGGGCCGCCGTGGTTGCGGCGAGGGCTCTTGACGCCGGTTGGGCCACTGCCTGCCGCGCGTGCTGCAGGGCGAGGTCCAGCTCCGGAAGTGACGCATGCCAGGCCGACAGGGCAGCCCGGCATGCGGCGGCCAGCAGCGAGGTGGTGGCGTTCCAGTCGTGTGGCTGCGGATTCGGGATCTGGGCCGCCTGGACTGCGGCCGCGCTGGCCTCGGCGGTCAGCACGGCCGCGGCGTTCTCTCCCCACCACTGGTTGAAGCACCGCTTGCGGGCGATCAGGTACTGGCCGTGGCCGTCCCACAGCGCGGCATAGACCGAGGGCGTCATGGCGTTGTGTCCCGGCGGCCTTCTACGCAGCGGCGGGCGGGAGGGGCGCGGCACCCGCCTCCGGCAACGCCGTGGCGCTCGCGGCAGCCAGCGCCTGCTCTGCCTGTTGCTGGGCGGCGTCGACGGCGGCGGTCGAGGCCTGGTCGGCCTGCTGCATGGCCTGCGTCGCGCTGGCCATGGCCTGGGCGGCCTGGGTGACCGGGTCCGAGGCGGCGCCCTCGGTTGCGGCGGCCAGCTCCTGCGTGGCGGCCTGCACCGCCTGGTTGCTGGCCACCATGGCCTGCTCGACGAGTGCATTGGCCGCCTGCAGTGCCGACTCCGTGGAGGACGGCGCGGGCACCGGAACCCGGGGCGGAGTGGCCGCAGCGGGCGTCGGCCGCGGTGCGGGTGGCGGGAATGCGTCGGGGTCGGTCATGGCATGTTCTCCTGCGTGTGTCGTGCGGTCGAGGGGAAGCGGGGCCGGAAGGGGGGCGGCCTGCTCATGGGCGGTGTCTTCTGTCGCTGGACGCCTGCCGGCTGCGGCGTCGCTCTGTCCCGCCGGTGGCCCGACGGCGGGCGGCGGTGTCCCGGTGCGCTGGCTGCGCAGCGCGTCGCCCAGGGCCTGTTCGGCCTGGTCAAGGATGTGGCGTGCCGCCGCACGGGCTGCCTCACGGCCCTCGCGCACTGCGGCGCGCACGGCGTCGGCCACACCCTGCGCGGGTGGTGCGGCGGGTGGGTCGCCTGGAGCGGGCATGCGGGTCTCCTTGCGTGTGCGGTGTCCATCGACGGTTCGGGTGCCGCGCCGGGGAGGCGCATGGGGAGCGGGCAGGGGGATCGGAGCCCGGCCCGCGTGCACGGTCGTGCCGGACGGGCCACGGCCCCTGTCCATGCAACCCTTTCCTCTTGGCGCGCGTGGCGGCTCCGGGTGTTCACGACGCCCCCTTCGTGTCGTCCGTGACTGCCGGCAGGCGGGTGCCGAAGTCGCGCAAGGAGATGACCCCGCCGCTGCTGACCTGCAACACCGCACGCAGGTTGCCGGCCTCGACGGTGAACAGGCAGGTGGCGCCATCCTGTCCCAGGCGCCCCTTGCCGAGGCGATTCGCGGCGAGGAAGGCCTGCGCGGACTGCAGGTACAACCGCACCGCGTCCCGCGCACCGTCGTGGGCCTCGCCGGAGTAGTGGGTGTGCTGCACGATCTGCAGCACCGCCAGCGAGATCCGCGCGAAGCCCACCTGCCGCCCGCGGGCGAGCCAGCTGCTCACGGCACGGTCAACCTCTGCCGGCGCCGGCAGGCCGTCGACCTGGGGGCAATCGAGGGAGCCGAGCAGCAGCGGCAGCAGCGCGTGCAGGGTTGCCGTGGCGGCCCGGGCACGGTCGTCCGGCCCCTGGGTGGCCGGCAGTGCCGCCGCGCGCTCCAGGTACATCCGGTGGTAGTCGCAGAACTCCAGCGGCGTGCGTGCCTGCTCCACCGCAAACGCGGCCGCCTCCTGGCGTAGCGCCGAGGTGGCACCGCCGGCGGGCGCCTCGGCGGCGAGCTGGTACAGCGCGAGCGCTTCATCGAAGTCGATGCCCTGGAACAGCGGCGCCGTCGCCACGCCCAGCTCGCCGAGCAGCGCCGTGCCAGCGGCAAGGTCCTGCGCGGTGAGGAGCTCGTAGTCCGCGCAAAGGCGGCGCAGCTGGGTGGCGAGCACCGCGTCCGGGTCGCCGGCCTGAGCCCGTGCCAGCAGGCCCAGGTCGGCCGGGTCGAGCGTCATCAGCTTGACCGGGCTGACCTTGAGCCCCAGCCGCGGCAGCAGCGCAAACCGGGAGGCATGCAGGCCCTGCTGCACGGCGCCAACCAGGGTGGTTTCATCGGCGAACTCATAGGGCGGGACGGGCGCCGCCGCCGCCCAGGCCAGCCACTGCAGGCCGCCGTCGACGAAGGCCAGGGACTGCTGGCATGGCGCGGACAGCATGCTCGCCTGCTGGATCGGACGGCCGGCAACAGAGACGGTCATGGCGATGTCTCCTGTGGCGGATCAACCTGCGGGGAAGCCCTTGAGCACGGAGGCCGCCGCCGAGCCGACGCGCGCGAAGTCCTCCGTCGCCCCCTGCACGAGCGCCTGGGCTTGCGCCATGGCCTTGGCGTACTTGTCGTCGCCCGTCGCGAGGTACTGGGCCATGGCCACACCGGCGGCGGTGGTGGCGATCGTCGAGATATTGCGCAGCGCGTCCGCAGCATCCTGCACCGCAATGGCCGTCGACTGGGCGACCGACTGGTAGGCCTTGCCGGCGCCGCTGGTCAGCACGACCTGCGGGCTCATGGTGGCCTGCTGGACCTGGTTGATGACGTCGATGACCTGGGCGTTGACCTTGGTCGGGTCCATGGGGGCTCCTTGGGGTGGCGGGTGGGCGTCCAGCGTGAGGCATCAGCCGCAGGGCTAGCTTGGCGCGTCCGGCGAGGGCGCGGCCGCCGGCACCGGGCCGGGAGCCGGCGCGAGAGCGGGCGCCGGCGCGGGCGGCTGAACCGGGGCCGCTGGTGCGGCCGGCGTGGGCGCCGGCGGCGGCGCAGCCAGGGCGTGCAGCGCCTGCAGGTCGGCGCTTGCCGTGGCCGCATCGGTCGAGGCGGCCTGCGACTGCGCCTTCAGCACCTCGATGGCACCCTGGCCCTCCGCCATCGCCGCGGCGATCACCGCGGCCGGCGGCGCCGGCACGGGCGGCGGGCCGGGCAGCGGGCTGACCACCGGTGGCGGGCCGGGCTGGGGCGCGGGCGGGGGCGGCGCCACCGGGAACGGGGCCGAGAGCATCTTGGCGCAGGCCGAGGTGACAGCGGCCGCGCCGATCATGCTGGCGCTCTGCTGGCGGTTGACC
Proteins encoded in this region:
- a CDS encoding RebB family R body protein, whose amino-acid sequence is MTNDSSSVNAQVVDAISGIVTLAGGQAPSQSLGMLDAVLLETLGMAMYNAVNRQQSASMIGAAAVTSACAKMLSAPFPVAPPPPAPQPGPPPVVSPLPGPPPVPAPPAAVIAAAMAEGQGAIEVLKAQSQAASTDAATASADLQALHALAAPPPAPTPAAPAAPVQPPAPAPALAPAPGPVPAAAPSPDAPS
- a CDS encoding NUDIX domain-containing protein, which translates into the protein MTPSVYAALWDGHGQYLIARKRCFNQWWGENAAAVLTAEASAAAVQAAQIPNPQPHDWNATTSLLAAACRAALSAWHASLPELDLALQHARQAVAQPASRALAATTAAQAVVKVFTLVKYLPLVGASSLPSQVDAAVNGTGLWATAQATAATLAGSAASASATRQPGVVHQAGQWALPGGGLHPGEAVDVAARREFAEETGQSLADTVRFAIDLQLDIASLAAPQYSVVRLQVTDGTPLATLAADINRAIRPRPANFDRPDGAGVTDWELDLVRVVASDDLPRHLGVYQALAPSAIAIGAGLPPASPARLNFNWQEHYHHLIDWYAWVALQLMTA
- a CDS encoding glycoside hydrolase domain-containing protein; the encoded protein is MTFYNGFDTGAFPGMRALAWLKAETSLVWCGYYLAPAPSHSDTSWGGQRAALVEQGWGLAPVYLGQQTAGPGSRNATGPQGRSDGAQAAVLARREGFPTGSTLYLDWEDGSSPGPDALAYIRTWMAGLVAAGYAPGLYCSHELAAALLAQVAAPLPGPPPRIWAWRVATAAAHPYLGDIRQLAAADPAGCGDPQAALWQFEQNAVLALPGTPCDGLQLDLSHSSLPDPSAP